One segment of Nocardioides sp. QY071 DNA contains the following:
- a CDS encoding (2Fe-2S)-binding protein: MTEQTHEIRLNVNGVEHEAAVPARRLLSDALRHDLGLTGTHVGCEHGVCGACTVLVDGQPMRSCLMFAVSAAGHEITTVEGLARPDGELGPVQQAFRECHGLQCGFCTPGFLTTITAGIAENPDPTEDEARDMVAGNLCRCTGYQNIVKAVCRAAELARADEDGAA; the protein is encoded by the coding sequence GTGACCGAGCAGACCCACGAGATCAGGCTCAACGTCAACGGCGTCGAGCACGAGGCGGCCGTGCCCGCCCGCCGGCTGCTGTCCGACGCGCTGCGCCACGACCTCGGCCTGACCGGCACCCACGTCGGCTGCGAGCACGGCGTCTGCGGCGCGTGCACCGTCCTGGTCGACGGCCAGCCGATGCGCAGCTGCCTGATGTTCGCCGTCTCCGCGGCCGGGCACGAGATCACCACCGTCGAGGGCCTGGCCCGACCCGACGGCGAGCTCGGCCCGGTGCAGCAGGCGTTCCGCGAGTGCCACGGCCTGCAGTGCGGCTTCTGCACCCCCGGCTTCCTCACCACGATCACCGCCGGCATCGCCGAGAACCCCGACCCCACCGAGGACGAGGCCCGCGACATGGTCGCCGGCAACCTGTGCCGCTGCACGGGCTACCAGAACATCGTCAAGGCGGTCTGCCGGGCGGCCGAGCTGGCCCGCGCCGACGAGGACGGTGCCGCATGA
- a CDS encoding cytidine deaminase, translating into MRKILAIVYVDLVVDWDTLMQAAIDIAARAYAPYSGYRVGAAALADDGRLVVGCNVENAAYGVTLCAECGLVSQLHATGGGRLTHFVCVNGAGDVIMPCGRCRQLLWENGGAALEVLTPQGVLAMDAVLPQAFGPADLDRVTGVDTTGTNAP; encoded by the coding sequence ATGCGCAAGATCCTCGCGATCGTCTACGTTGACCTCGTGGTCGACTGGGACACCCTCATGCAGGCGGCGATCGACATCGCCGCGCGGGCCTATGCGCCGTACTCCGGCTATCGGGTGGGTGCCGCCGCGCTCGCCGACGACGGTCGCCTGGTGGTCGGCTGCAACGTCGAGAACGCGGCGTACGGCGTCACGCTGTGCGCCGAGTGCGGGCTCGTGTCGCAGCTGCACGCCACCGGCGGGGGCCGGCTGACCCACTTCGTGTGCGTGAACGGCGCCGGCGACGTGATCATGCCGTGCGGCCGCTGTCGCCAGCTGCTGTGGGAGAACGGCGGTGCCGCGCTCGAGGTGCTGACGCCGCAGGGTGTGCTGGCGATGGACGCCGTGCTGCCGCAGGCGTTCGGGCCGGCCGACCTCGACCGGGTCACCGGCGTGGACACGACTGGTACAAACGCACCGTGA
- a CDS encoding helix-turn-helix domain-containing protein, which produces MDTDELAEALAQLVLAGADLDELVAAIGDALDVHVAVTTTDGRERAARIDDAMRERISAAGLTDETGRLRVEWLGDRGGHEGQPVSGAHVHREPLAAPNQALGHLVAVADHGMVPQQVVALQRAATAVSLWITREQAVSAVENKYRGDFLRDVFLGRAGSDDFVREHVVGFGWDLSRPTIVLAAQIDPQPSYQAPASVEDRRHWQERFANAWRQVSASVDRAIPIADFGSEVVAVLPAEDGEATAALVRRLVVAVAGDKGGGRRPFTAGVGRVAASPSGLPDSYTQARRALEVGRRFRGSSTTTWFDDLGLHRLIAMVPDTEELRAFAHDVLGELAGSSEEAVTLRETLQVLLNTNFNVAEAARTQFFHYNTMRYRVGKLERMLGPVASDQNLRLDVAVALKVLEVVSR; this is translated from the coding sequence ATGGACACAGACGAGCTGGCTGAGGCGCTCGCCCAGCTCGTGCTGGCCGGGGCCGACCTCGACGAGCTGGTGGCCGCGATCGGCGACGCCCTCGACGTGCACGTCGCGGTGACGACCACCGACGGCCGCGAGCGCGCGGCGCGCATCGACGATGCCATGCGCGAGCGGATCTCCGCCGCGGGGCTGACCGACGAGACCGGTCGGCTCCGGGTCGAGTGGCTGGGGGACCGGGGCGGCCACGAGGGCCAGCCGGTGTCCGGTGCGCACGTGCACCGCGAGCCGCTCGCCGCGCCCAACCAGGCCCTCGGGCACCTGGTCGCCGTCGCCGACCACGGGATGGTGCCGCAGCAGGTCGTCGCGCTGCAGCGTGCGGCGACAGCGGTGTCGTTGTGGATCACCCGCGAGCAGGCGGTCTCGGCGGTGGAGAACAAGTACCGCGGCGACTTCCTGCGCGACGTCTTCCTCGGCCGCGCCGGCAGCGACGACTTCGTGCGCGAGCACGTCGTCGGCTTCGGCTGGGACCTGAGCCGCCCCACGATCGTGCTCGCCGCGCAGATCGACCCGCAGCCGTCGTACCAGGCGCCGGCCTCGGTCGAGGACCGCCGCCACTGGCAGGAGCGCTTCGCCAACGCCTGGCGCCAGGTCTCCGCCTCGGTCGACCGCGCCATCCCGATCGCCGACTTCGGCTCCGAGGTGGTGGCGGTGCTGCCGGCCGAGGACGGCGAGGCCACCGCCGCACTCGTACGACGACTGGTGGTCGCGGTCGCCGGCGACAAGGGCGGCGGGCGCCGTCCGTTCACCGCCGGGGTCGGCCGCGTGGCCGCGAGCCCGTCCGGACTGCCGGACAGCTACACCCAGGCGCGGCGTGCGCTCGAGGTCGGCCGCCGGTTCCGCGGGTCGAGCACGACCACCTGGTTCGACGACCTGGGCCTGCACCGGCTGATCGCGATGGTGCCCGACACCGAGGAGCTGCGCGCCTTCGCGCACGACGTGCTCGGCGAGCTGGCCGGATCGTCGGAGGAGGCGGTGACCCTGCGCGAGACGCTGCAGGTCCTGCTCAACACCAACTTCAACGTGGCCGAGGCCGCGCGCACGCAGTTCTTCCACTACAACACGATGCGCTACCGGGTCGGGAAGCTCGAGCGGATGCTCGGCCCGGTCGCGTCCGACCAGAACCTGCGCCTCGACGTGGCCGTGGCGCTCAAGGTGCTCGAAGTCGTCAGCCGGTGA
- a CDS encoding solute carrier family 23 protein, protein MSMFKWEVVDPAPGEPVAPNQRLPWGRTVGLGAQHVVAMFGATFVFPLVMGLDPNLAIMFSGLCTIGFLLICNNKVPSYLGTSASFVAGVAAIRTQGGDSADVTGAILVAGLVLAAIGVAVHFAGAGLIHKILPPAVTGAVVMLIGFNLAPVVAGIYWPQDQWIALLTAAFMVCASVLLPGFWSRIAVFLALIFGFVASILADKIFGQITSVAGGATEATAHDRVSWAGVKAADWVGFPSGKLADGVSVIHGPSFSMTFILLVLPGVIALIAENTGHVKAVAEMTGENLDPYMGRAIGADGAATAVASLFGGSPTTTYAENIGVMGATKVYSTAAYYVAGAVAILLGLCPKFGAVVNATPGGVLGGITVVLYGMIGLVGAKIWVENRVDFGNPVNMVGLAAGLIAGIGGVTLEITDDFELGGIALGTILVIVFFHAVKGRSVDATSGEVTKRL, encoded by the coding sequence ATGTCGATGTTCAAGTGGGAGGTAGTCGACCCGGCGCCGGGCGAGCCCGTCGCGCCGAACCAGCGGCTCCCGTGGGGTCGGACGGTAGGCCTGGGAGCACAGCACGTCGTCGCCATGTTCGGCGCGACGTTCGTGTTCCCGCTGGTGATGGGCCTCGACCCGAACCTCGCCATCATGTTCTCGGGTCTGTGCACGATCGGCTTCCTGCTGATCTGCAACAACAAGGTGCCGAGCTACCTCGGCACCAGCGCGTCGTTCGTCGCTGGTGTGGCCGCCATCCGCACCCAGGGCGGCGACTCGGCCGACGTCACCGGCGCGATCCTGGTCGCGGGTCTCGTGCTGGCCGCGATCGGTGTCGCCGTCCACTTCGCGGGCGCCGGCCTGATCCACAAGATCCTTCCGCCCGCCGTCACCGGCGCGGTCGTCATGCTGATCGGCTTCAACCTGGCACCGGTCGTCGCCGGCATCTACTGGCCCCAGGACCAGTGGATCGCCCTGCTCACCGCGGCCTTCATGGTGTGCGCCTCGGTACTGCTGCCGGGCTTCTGGTCGCGGATCGCGGTCTTCCTCGCCCTCATCTTCGGCTTCGTCGCATCGATCCTCGCCGACAAGATCTTCGGCCAGATCACCTCGGTCGCAGGCGGCGCCACCGAGGCCACCGCGCACGACCGTGTCTCGTGGGCCGGTGTGAAGGCGGCCGACTGGGTCGGCTTCCCGAGCGGCAAGCTCGCCGACGGCGTCTCGGTCATCCACGGCCCGAGCTTCTCGATGACCTTCATCCTGCTGGTGCTGCCCGGTGTCATCGCCCTCATCGCCGAGAACACCGGCCACGTCAAGGCCGTCGCCGAGATGACCGGTGAGAACCTCGACCCGTACATGGGCCGCGCGATCGGTGCCGACGGTGCCGCGACCGCGGTCGCCAGCCTCTTCGGCGGCTCGCCGACCACGACGTACGCCGAGAACATCGGCGTCATGGGTGCGACGAAGGTCTACTCGACCGCGGCCTACTACGTCGCCGGAGCCGTCGCGATCCTGCTCGGCCTGTGCCCGAAGTTCGGCGCCGTCGTCAACGCCACTCCCGGCGGTGTCCTCGGCGGGATCACGGTCGTGCTGTACGGCATGATCGGCCTGGTCGGCGCCAAGATCTGGGTCGAGAACCGGGTCGACTTCGGCAACCCGGTCAACATGGTCGGCCTCGCCGCGGGCCTGATCGCCGGCATCGGCGGCGTCACGCTCGAGATCACCGACGACTTCGAGCTCGGCGGCATCGCCCTCGGCACGATCCTCGTCATCGTCTTCTTCCACGCCGTGAAGGGACGCTCCGTCGACGCCACTTCGGGAGAGGTGACCAAGAGGCTGTGA
- a CDS encoding DUF2877 domain-containing protein gives MRRVDSVVGGAGSGTLRALLAGPTVTGSVVHAGRQAVYADLDGLVVGVLARGAVHVPCAVLTTLPGLPEATVGDPVLAGDGELRVGPLSVTVTRLVSFAVPRLTTPLAPVEADLSPARDQLATDALDLLAAGDPAAVPALVGRGDGLTPVGDDVLAGWLVATRAAGRDSSPIAEAVEAHLPRTTSLSAALLRHAIAGEAIAPFRVALTTGAVAGLLAVGHTSGAGMLLGADLALSPSITHEALEGSTR, from the coding sequence GTGAGAAGGGTCGATTCAGTGGTGGGCGGTGCCGGTTCCGGCACGCTGCGCGCCCTGCTCGCGGGCCCGACCGTGACCGGATCGGTCGTGCACGCGGGACGGCAGGCCGTGTACGCCGACCTCGACGGGCTGGTCGTCGGCGTCCTCGCGCGGGGTGCGGTGCACGTGCCCTGCGCGGTGCTGACCACGCTGCCCGGCCTTCCGGAGGCCACCGTGGGCGACCCGGTCCTGGCGGGCGACGGCGAGCTGCGTGTCGGCCCGCTGTCCGTGACGGTGACCCGCCTGGTCTCCTTCGCGGTCCCACGCCTCACGACCCCGCTCGCCCCGGTCGAGGCCGACCTCTCCCCCGCCCGTGACCAGCTCGCCACCGACGCGCTCGACCTGCTCGCCGCCGGCGACCCGGCCGCCGTACCCGCCCTGGTCGGCCGCGGCGACGGGCTCACCCCGGTCGGCGACGACGTGCTGGCCGGCTGGCTGGTCGCGACCCGGGCTGCCGGGCGCGACAGCTCGCCGATCGCCGAGGCGGTCGAGGCTCACCTCCCCCGCACGACCAGCCTGTCCGCGGCCCTGCTGCGACACGCGATCGCCGGCGAAGCCATCGCCCCGTTCCGCGTCGCCCTCACCACCGGGGCGGTCGCCGGCCTCCTCGCGGTCGGCCACACCTCCGGCGCCGGGATGCTCCTCGGCGCCGACCTCGCTCTTTCCCCGTCCATCACCCACGAAGCCCTTGAAGGGAGTACTCGATGA
- a CDS encoding DUF1116 domain-containing protein, protein MTALPSVAPAAVAAVGADMFATAVADQAVAVERVDWTPPMDGTADDLATVAADPLRRDANALAVSRMLDVQAMLVGVAPASELLGLEKGQFLHAGPPIEWARASGPLRGALMGAAAFEGLVEDPEDAEALFASGSEVSLEPCHHRSAVGPMAGVVSPSMWMFVLEDPATGRRTYCSLNEGLGKVLRYGAYGPEVLERLRWMRDVLGPLLGEAVSAAGPVDATAILGQMLQMGDEAHNRNRAGTLMLLRDIAPSLVRSSRSSEEVAEAFAFMGGNDHFFLNVAMPACKLALDAARDVPGSTMVVAMARNGTDFGIQVSGTGDQWFTGPAQLADGLFLGDYGPEDANPDIGDSAITETAGIGGFAMAAAPAIVRFVGGTVPDALATSRRMREITIGENDRWPIPVLDFAGAATGIDVTSVCRTGILPQINTGMAGRVAGVGQVGAGLVTPPASIFPAALAALAERTRERAGS, encoded by the coding sequence ATGACCGCCCTGCCCAGCGTCGCCCCCGCCGCCGTCGCCGCCGTCGGCGCCGACATGTTCGCCACCGCCGTCGCCGACCAGGCCGTGGCCGTCGAGCGGGTCGACTGGACACCCCCGATGGACGGCACTGCCGACGACCTCGCGACCGTCGCCGCCGACCCGCTGCGCCGCGACGCCAACGCGCTCGCGGTCTCCCGGATGCTCGACGTCCAGGCGATGCTCGTCGGCGTCGCGCCCGCCTCCGAGCTGCTCGGCCTCGAGAAGGGCCAGTTCCTGCACGCCGGCCCGCCGATCGAGTGGGCCCGCGCCTCGGGTCCGCTGCGGGGCGCGCTGATGGGTGCGGCCGCGTTCGAGGGCCTGGTCGAGGACCCGGAGGACGCCGAGGCGCTGTTCGCGTCCGGCTCCGAGGTGTCGCTGGAGCCGTGCCACCACCGCAGCGCCGTCGGCCCGATGGCCGGCGTGGTCTCGCCGTCGATGTGGATGTTCGTCCTCGAGGACCCGGCCACGGGGCGTCGTACCTACTGCTCGCTGAACGAGGGCCTCGGCAAGGTGCTGCGGTACGGCGCCTACGGTCCCGAGGTGCTCGAGCGGCTGCGCTGGATGCGCGACGTGCTCGGCCCGCTGCTCGGCGAGGCCGTCTCCGCCGCCGGTCCGGTCGACGCCACCGCGATCCTCGGCCAGATGCTGCAGATGGGCGACGAGGCCCACAACCGCAACCGCGCCGGCACGCTGATGCTGCTGCGCGACATCGCGCCGTCGCTGGTGCGCTCCTCGCGCTCCTCGGAGGAGGTCGCCGAGGCGTTCGCCTTCATGGGCGGCAACGACCACTTCTTCCTCAACGTCGCGATGCCGGCCTGCAAGCTCGCGCTCGACGCGGCGCGCGACGTGCCCGGCTCGACGATGGTCGTCGCGATGGCCCGCAACGGCACGGACTTCGGCATCCAGGTCTCCGGCACCGGCGACCAGTGGTTCACCGGTCCGGCCCAGCTCGCCGACGGCCTGTTCCTCGGCGACTACGGCCCCGAGGACGCCAACCCCGACATCGGCGACTCGGCCATCACCGAGACCGCCGGCATCGGCGGCTTCGCCATGGCCGCCGCGCCCGCGATCGTCCGCTTCGTCGGCGGCACCGTCCCCGACGCGCTGGCCACCAGCCGCCGGATGCGCGAGATCACGATCGGCGAGAACGACCGCTGGCCGATCCCGGTGCTCGACTTCGCCGGCGCCGCGACCGGCATCGACGTCACCTCGGTGTGCCGGACCGGCATCCTGCCGCAGATCAACACCGGCATGGCCGGCAGGGTCGCCGGCGTCGGCCAGGTCGGCGCCGGCCTGGTCACCCCGCCCGCGTCGATCTTCCCCGCCGCGCTGGCCGCGCTGGCCGAGCGGACCCGGGAGCGCGCCGGCTCCTGA
- a CDS encoding xanthine dehydrogenase family protein subunit M — translation MKPAPFDYVRPGSLEEALQALAGHPGAKVLAGGQSLVPLLSMRLAAPAVLVDINDLPDLDHVRVSADGVRIGALARHAAVLRDPDVARVQPLVPLALANVAHATIRNRGTTVGSLVHADAAAEMPMVLRLLDGSLDVAGPGGRRTIPVAELYVGPLESSLHHDEIAVEAFFPALAPHTGVAFEEIARRHGDYAMCGVAAVVTLDGDRVVQARAGYLSVSDVPAVIDLTDALGGEVTEASLAAAADAALEQLEPETDIHATADYRAHLARVLTARVVTAAHENAREARS, via the coding sequence GTGAAGCCCGCACCATTCGACTACGTCCGGCCGGGGTCCCTGGAGGAAGCCCTCCAGGCCCTGGCCGGGCACCCGGGGGCCAAGGTCCTCGCCGGAGGACAGAGCCTCGTCCCGCTCCTCTCGATGCGGCTGGCCGCACCTGCGGTGCTGGTCGACATCAACGACCTGCCCGACCTGGACCACGTCCGGGTCAGCGCCGACGGCGTCCGGATCGGCGCCCTCGCCCGGCACGCCGCGGTCCTGCGCGACCCCGACGTCGCCCGGGTGCAGCCGCTGGTGCCCCTCGCACTGGCCAACGTCGCGCACGCGACGATCCGCAACCGCGGCACCACCGTCGGCTCGCTGGTCCACGCGGACGCGGCGGCCGAGATGCCGATGGTGCTGCGGCTGCTGGACGGCTCGCTCGACGTCGCCGGACCCGGCGGGCGTCGTACGATCCCCGTCGCGGAGCTGTACGTCGGCCCGCTCGAGTCCAGCCTGCACCACGACGAGATCGCGGTCGAGGCGTTCTTCCCGGCGCTCGCACCCCACACCGGGGTGGCGTTCGAGGAGATCGCCCGCCGGCACGGCGACTACGCCATGTGCGGCGTCGCGGCCGTCGTCACCCTCGACGGCGACCGGGTGGTGCAGGCGAGAGCCGGCTACCTCTCCGTCTCCGACGTCCCGGCCGTCATCGACCTGACCGACGCCCTCGGCGGCGAGGTCACCGAGGCGTCGCTGGCCGCCGCGGCCGATGCCGCGCTGGAGCAGCTGGAGCCGGAGACCGACATCCACGCCACGGCCGACTACCGCGCACACCTCGCCCGGGTGCTGACCGCGCGGGTCGTGACCGCAGCCCACGAGAACGCACGGGAGGCACGCTCGTGA
- a CDS encoding thymidine phosphorylase, producing MSTHDAVEVIHAKRDGSSLSTSQIDWMVDAYTRGAVADEQMSSLLMAILLNGMDRREIADWTAAMIASGERMDFSSLSRPTADKHSTGGVGDKITLPLAPLVAACGVAVPQLSGRGLGHTGGTLDKLESIPGWRALLSNEEMLAQLESVGAVICAAGDGLAPADKKLYALRDVTGTVEAIPLIASSIMSKKIAEGTGALVLDVKVGSGAFMKDVDRARELAEVMVALGKDAGVHTVALLTDMSVPLGLTAGNAIEVAESVEVLAGGGPADVVELTVALAREMLAGAGRDDIDPADKLADGSAMDAWRAMISAQGGDPSAPLPVAREQHVVAAPSDGVLTRLDALAVGVAAWRLGAGRERKEDPVQAGAGVVWHARPGDVVRAGEPLFTLHTDTPERFERALASLEGGYDVAAPGTAYTPGPLVIDRVS from the coding sequence GTGAGCACGCACGACGCCGTCGAGGTCATCCACGCCAAGCGGGACGGCAGCAGCCTGTCCACCAGCCAGATCGACTGGATGGTCGACGCCTACACGCGCGGCGCCGTCGCCGACGAGCAGATGTCGTCGCTGCTGATGGCCATCCTGCTCAACGGCATGGACCGGCGCGAGATCGCCGACTGGACCGCGGCGATGATCGCCTCCGGTGAGCGGATGGACTTCTCCTCCCTGTCGCGCCCCACGGCCGACAAGCACTCCACGGGCGGCGTGGGCGACAAGATCACCCTGCCGCTGGCACCGCTCGTCGCGGCGTGCGGGGTCGCCGTACCCCAGCTGTCGGGGCGGGGCCTGGGCCACACCGGCGGCACCCTCGACAAGCTCGAGTCGATCCCCGGGTGGCGGGCGCTGCTGTCCAACGAGGAGATGCTGGCGCAGCTCGAGTCGGTCGGCGCGGTCATCTGCGCCGCCGGTGACGGCCTCGCGCCCGCCGACAAGAAGCTGTACGCGCTGCGCGACGTCACCGGCACCGTCGAGGCGATCCCGCTGATCGCCTCGTCGATCATGAGCAAGAAGATCGCCGAGGGCACCGGCGCGCTGGTGCTGGACGTGAAGGTCGGCTCGGGTGCCTTCATGAAGGACGTCGACAGGGCGCGTGAGCTCGCCGAGGTGATGGTCGCGCTCGGCAAGGATGCCGGCGTGCACACCGTCGCCCTGCTCACCGACATGTCCGTCCCGCTGGGCCTCACCGCCGGCAACGCGATCGAGGTCGCCGAGTCGGTCGAGGTGCTCGCCGGCGGCGGACCGGCCGACGTGGTCGAGCTGACTGTCGCCCTGGCCCGCGAGATGCTCGCCGGCGCCGGCCGCGACGACATCGACCCCGCCGACAAGCTCGCCGACGGGTCCGCGATGGACGCCTGGCGCGCGATGATCTCCGCGCAGGGTGGCGACCCCTCGGCTCCGCTGCCGGTGGCCCGCGAGCAGCACGTGGTCGCCGCGCCGTCCGACGGCGTCCTCACCCGCCTCGACGCCCTCGCCGTCGGCGTGGCCGCCTGGCGCCTCGGCGCCGGCCGCGAGCGCAAGGAGGACCCGGTGCAGGCCGGCGCCGGCGTCGTCTGGCACGCCCGGCCCGGCGACGTCGTACGCGCGGGGGAGCCGCTGTTCACGTTGCACACCGACACGCCCGAGCGGTTCGAGCGGGCGCTTGCGTCGCTGGAGGGTGGCTACGACGTCGCCGCGCCCGGTACGGCGTACACCCCGGGGCCGTTGGTCATCGACCGCGTGAGCTGA
- a CDS encoding BMP family ABC transporter substrate-binding protein, with product MKTWKRTTAAAAVALMASAALAACGDAPDEGKKGGSAKSDFLPCIVSDAGGFDDKSFNQLSFEGIKEAAKELGTDYKDVQSKTDQDYAPNLENLVGQGCDLIVTVGFALSAATVESAKANPDIEYVLIDDAADNDFDGTKDADNIKPILYDTAQAAFLAGYAAADYTKTGTVGTYGGQPFPTVTIFMDGFKQGVDYYNKEKGKDVKLIGWEGNDKGVFTGGFDANEKATNTAKSILDKNADVILPVGGPIYQGALTAIKDSGKDVALIGVDADFYETDPSTQDLVLTSILKNMKTSTIETVVAAGKGNFDPEAYVGTLENDGVGLAPFHNFESKVNPDLQAELDKVKQGIIDGSIPVTSYLDK from the coding sequence GTGAAGACCTGGAAGAGGACGACGGCCGCCGCGGCCGTGGCGCTCATGGCGAGCGCAGCCCTGGCTGCCTGTGGCGATGCCCCCGACGAGGGCAAGAAGGGTGGCTCGGCGAAGAGCGACTTCCTCCCCTGCATCGTCTCCGACGCGGGTGGCTTCGACGACAAGTCGTTCAACCAGCTCAGCTTCGAGGGCATCAAGGAGGCCGCGAAGGAGCTCGGCACCGACTACAAGGACGTCCAGTCGAAGACGGACCAGGACTACGCGCCCAACCTCGAGAACCTCGTCGGGCAGGGCTGCGACCTGATCGTGACCGTCGGCTTCGCGCTCTCCGCCGCGACCGTCGAGTCCGCCAAGGCCAACCCCGACATCGAGTACGTCCTCATCGACGACGCCGCCGACAACGACTTCGACGGCACCAAGGACGCCGACAACATCAAGCCGATCCTGTACGACACCGCGCAGGCCGCGTTCCTCGCCGGCTACGCCGCGGCGGACTACACCAAGACCGGCACCGTCGGCACCTACGGTGGTCAGCCCTTCCCGACCGTCACCATCTTCATGGACGGCTTCAAGCAGGGCGTCGACTACTACAACAAGGAGAAGGGCAAGGACGTCAAGCTCATCGGCTGGGAGGGCAACGACAAGGGCGTCTTCACCGGTGGCTTCGACGCCAACGAGAAGGCGACCAACACCGCCAAGTCGATCCTCGACAAGAACGCCGACGTGATCCTGCCGGTCGGTGGCCCGATCTACCAGGGCGCGCTCACCGCTATCAAGGACTCCGGCAAGGACGTCGCCCTGATCGGTGTCGACGCGGACTTCTACGAGACCGACCCGAGCACGCAGGACCTGGTGCTCACCTCGATCCTGAAGAACATGAAGACCTCGACGATCGAGACCGTCGTTGCCGCGGGCAAGGGCAACTTCGACCCCGAGGCCTACGTCGGGACCCTGGAGAACGACGGTGTCGGCCTCGCGCCGTTCCACAACTTCGAGTCCAAGGTCAACCCGGACCTCCAGGCCGAGCTCGACAAGGTCAAGCAGGGCATCATCGACGGCAGCATCCCGGTGACGTCGTACCTCGACAAGTGA
- a CDS encoding FdrA family protein produces MTHQHVEIRPGAYADSVALLQVSRDVAATPGVAAAQVAMATELNVEVLQGMGFTLPATSTNDMVVALRLDDESALPAALAAVDSALAAARKDSSGGEVTAPPRTTASALRRAGGDLALVSVPGASALVEAMDALDAGVDVMIFSDNVPVEQELAMKQIARERGLLVMGPDCGTAVVGGVGLGFANTVAPGRVGIVAASGTGCQQVLALLDAAGVGVAAALGVGGRDLSAAIGGISTRTALDRLDADPSVEHVVVVSKPPAAEVAASVEKYAADLGTPVRFALLGAGQPDLTTQTEALLGDLGVAVPEWPVWGTPAVPDGGSALRGLFVGGTLCDEAMLLAAAELGGIRSNIPLSPDLELDASLVSDGHVMIDFGDDGLTRGRAHPMIDPTLRLEHLAKVAADPATAVILMDVVLGHGAQDDPAAELAPAIAAARAVREVPVVVACVGTSTDPQGLARQAEALAAAGAEVHLSNAAATRRAISLVNGAAR; encoded by the coding sequence ATGACGCATCAGCACGTCGAGATCCGACCCGGTGCCTATGCCGACAGCGTCGCGCTGCTGCAGGTCAGCCGGGACGTCGCCGCCACCCCCGGTGTCGCCGCCGCCCAGGTGGCGATGGCCACCGAGCTGAACGTGGAGGTGCTGCAGGGCATGGGCTTCACGCTGCCCGCCACCAGCACCAACGACATGGTCGTGGCGCTGCGCCTCGACGACGAGTCGGCGCTGCCCGCCGCGCTCGCCGCGGTCGACTCGGCGCTGGCCGCGGCCCGCAAGGACTCGTCGGGTGGCGAGGTCACCGCGCCGCCGCGCACCACCGCCTCCGCGCTGCGCCGCGCGGGCGGCGACCTGGCCCTGGTGTCGGTCCCCGGCGCCTCGGCGCTGGTCGAGGCGATGGACGCCCTCGACGCCGGTGTCGACGTGATGATCTTCAGCGACAACGTGCCGGTCGAGCAGGAGCTCGCGATGAAGCAGATCGCGCGCGAGCGCGGGCTGCTGGTGATGGGGCCCGACTGCGGTACGGCGGTCGTCGGCGGCGTGGGCCTCGGCTTCGCCAACACCGTGGCCCCGGGCCGGGTCGGCATCGTCGCCGCGTCCGGCACCGGGTGCCAGCAGGTCCTGGCGCTCCTCGACGCCGCGGGTGTCGGTGTCGCCGCCGCGCTCGGCGTCGGTGGGCGCGACCTGTCCGCAGCCATCGGCGGCATCTCCACCCGGACCGCGCTGGACCGCCTCGACGCCGACCCGTCGGTCGAGCACGTCGTCGTGGTGTCCAAGCCGCCCGCGGCCGAGGTGGCCGCCTCGGTGGAGAAGTACGCCGCCGACCTCGGCACGCCGGTGCGCTTCGCGCTGCTCGGCGCCGGCCAGCCCGACCTCACCACGCAGACCGAGGCGCTGCTCGGCGACCTCGGCGTCGCCGTACCGGAGTGGCCGGTGTGGGGCACCCCCGCTGTCCCCGACGGTGGCAGCGCGCTGCGCGGGCTGTTCGTCGGCGGCACCCTGTGCGACGAGGCGATGCTGCTCGCGGCGGCCGAGCTCGGTGGGATCCGCAGCAACATCCCGCTCTCGCCGGACCTGGAGCTCGACGCGAGCCTCGTCAGCGACGGCCACGTGATGATCGACTTCGGCGACGACGGCCTCACCCGCGGCCGCGCGCACCCGATGATCGACCCGACCCTGCGTCTCGAGCACCTCGCGAAGGTCGCCGCCGACCCCGCGACCGCCGTCATCCTGATGGACGTCGTCCTCGGCCACGGCGCGCAGGACGACCCGGCCGCCGAGCTCGCCCCGGCGATCGCCGCTGCCCGCGCGGTGCGTGAGGTCCCCGTCGTCGTCGCCTGCGTCGGCACCTCGACCGACCCGCAGGGCCTCGCCCGCCAGGCCGAGGCGCTCGCCGCCGCCGGCGCCGAGGTCCACCTGTCCAACGCCGCGGCCACCCGCCGCGCGATCTCCCTCGTGAACGGAGCCGCCCGATGA